DNA from Bacteroidota bacterium:
ACACCGAGTTATATTCTTCGGTACGAACTAGCCCTTTTTCCTTGCAGTAGCGAAGCCCTTGTGGAAACAAGTAGTTTTGTAGCTTTTGTCTTTGCATATAATCGGCAGAAAGCCACATTTGGCGCAGGTCTTTGGCGTAGCTTGTAATTAGCTGTGCGCAATCTTCCGGGTTCGAAGCGCTAAGTTCGACATCCTGCAAATCACGTTGAATTTTGACCTGTTCCTCTTTATGTTTCTCAACGTATTTAAGGTACAATTCTTTGGTGATTTCTTCGTCCATAAAGCGCTCCTCCAAACGCTCCAATTTGCGCTTAATATCCTGATATTGCTCTTTAAGTAATCTAACGGCTTCCTCATTATCCCTTGTGCGTTCATTAAACTCGGTTATCAGCAATTCCTGCATTAAGTTTAGGTTCTCTGGATCAAGCACAAAATCCGTCAAAACGTTTTCAAATTGACGGTTTAACGTTTCGGAAGCCTTATTTACGCAGCATCCTTTTGTCCGGCATTTATAATACCATAGCTCTTTCTTTTTTACAACATATCCGGTTAACCCAACACCGCATTTGTCGCACTTTACAAAAACCTTTAAAGGAATATTAATTTGCTCGGGTGTTTGCTTATAACCAAAAGAGTTCTTGTTTTGAATTTCATTTACTGCAAGAAATATTTCTTTTGAAATTAACTTCTCATGCTTGCCTTCAACCAACTGCCCTTCCAAAAGGTTGTGCGAAATCAAACCGCAGTAAAAAGGGTTTCTGAAAATAGTCGACATTCTTTGGTGGGATATTTTTAATCCCATGTTTGCAAGCTTTGCAACACATTGCTCGCTGTTCAGGTTATCGTTTACTTTCCAATAAAATGCTTTGCGTAATAATTTACCCTCATTATTTACAACGAGTCTAGTTTCTCCGTTTACTATAATTTTATCATAACCTATCGGAGTGTGCGCACACCAAATTCCCCTCATTAAAGCTTCTCTTGTTCCTGCCATGCAACGTTCTCTTCGCAACTGATTATCGTAGTGCGAAAAAATCATTTGAATGTTTTGCTGAAAATCACCGCTGGAGGTCGAACCATCAGCTGGCTGTCGCACTGATTGGATGTAAATACCTTGTTGCTTTAATTGCTCTTTTATATAAATGGCGTTTGCACCCGATCTTGAAAATCGGTCGAGCATGTAAACAATTATGTACGACACTTTTTGTTTGCTTCGTTTTATTGACTGAAGCATTTTATTAAACTCCTTACGCTCGTCATTTTTTGCGCTCTCATAAGTACCTCCAAAGTAACCAAGAATGTTTAATCCATTCTTTTCAGCAAATTCTTCGCACTCTCTCTTTTGTGTATCCAAGCTGTAACCTTCTTCCTGTTCCTTGCCGGATACCCTTGTGTAAATGACGCAGTTATTACCTGCACCTTTTGTTTTCTTACTTCCTTTAGCGAATTGTTCAAACACTTGCATTTCGCTTAGCTCATCCTGAATCATTTTTGAATCAGGTTTTTTGATTTTGTTTTCTTTCATGGTTTTCGTTTTTATGGTTATTACTATGCAGCCTCTTTTAATTCTTCAAAAGAATTCTGCGTATTATTTTTTTGTTCTATACTCTGCCTGATTTCAATTACAATCCGGCAAAATGCTCTCAGGTTGTTCATAAGCTTTTTCAAATCTTCATCACTTATGGATTTATTATTCAACAACTCTCTTGCTCTCTCAAGTGTTACTTCCTTCACACTTTCTTTCTTATTTAATTCAATCACTCTCATTTTAAATCCTCCAAACTTATTGCTATTATTGACTTTCAGCCTGTCTAACATAATTCATGCCTTCCATATAAAAAAGTCCCGCCAAAAGCCCCAACGTGTGCGGAACACAGGCGGAGACCTTTTTATACTTTAAGGTATTTGCAAAAACGGGCTAATCTTCCTCTTCTTCCTGCTCCTCCTCCTCTTCTTCGTAGTAATCATCAAGAAGTTCGGTCAAGGCAAATACAGCAGCCCGATCTTCTTTTTCATAACTCACCTCAATCAGGATTTCTCCATCTTCTGTTACTCCGTTGATTTCATTAGTTAATTCGTGTTCTGCTAATGCCTCTGCAAACTCGCAGATAAAATCATTCTGTACTTCAAATTCTTTAGTTCTCATTTATCTTTTGTTTTAAAATTTAATTCGCTGAATTTTACTTTTGATGCAACTGATCTGAGCTCGCAGCGATAAACGATCAGATCAATTTTTACTCTCCGGACGAGTTTGATTTGAACGAAGTCTGAATCTTCGTTTTCTATATAAATGTTTTTCAACTTATCTCTTAAATCCTTTATCAGTTGGTAATAAGGGTAGTGTTCAGATATATTTTTCAGATGTTCAGACTTTAGCAATAATGTAAAGGCATTTGTAATTTCAACTAAGTCAGCTAATGGCAAACTTTTTCTTTCAGAAATTAAAAGCAGAATTTCAATCAAGCATCGTAGGCGAACATTTATCCATGATACACTCTTTGTAAATGCCTTATTGTTCTGTACATATGCTTGAATTGAAACTTCAATACTTCTGCGCTTTAGTTGTGATATAATATCATTAACAAACCTGCTTTCAAGTTCCTTGTATTGCTTTTCAACTGTCTTTTCTTTTTTTATTACAACAGATTCCTCTTCAATTGCAGGAGTAGTTTGATGGATAATAACTTCTTTAGGCTCTTCAATAGATTTGCTCTCATTCCCAAATAAGGTAATAGCCTTCTTCTGCAAATGATTTAATTGCCGGCAAGATGCAGAGCAGAAATGTTTATCCACTCGTCTTGCTTCAAATTCTTTATTACAATATGCACAAGTCTTTATCATCTTAACTGTTTCTCCAATCGGTTTCTTCTTCTTCAAAACGATAGTAGTTATAATCATCTAAAATGCTTTCGATGTTGGCGATTGCTTTTTGATGAAAGCCCAAGCCGTTTTGATACTCTACTTTGATTTCAATAAAAGCCTTATTTTCATTGACTGCTGTTATTTCATTTTTTAATTCCATCTCCAGAATTACTTTGACGATATCCGTCAAAATATCTAATGGAACTGTAAATCTTTTGAATGTGGCGGTTTCCATATTATCTGAGTATTGATGTTTTTTTCTTAGTTGGTTTTACATACTTCTCCTTTTTGTTAAAGGAGATAATCTCATCATCTTCCTCCTCTTCTTTTGAAGCGTTAAAACGTTTTGACGTTTCTCCTTCCAATCCTTTTAAGGCCTGTTCAAGCTTACTATAGAAGTCTCTGTCCACCTGCTTTTGTTTTAGTTTAATTTCTGCGATGTCATCTTTTAAATCTTCTATTTGTTCTGTCATTGCTTTAAAGTTGTCCTGTAATGGTTTTACCCAAAGCATATAGCTACCACCCATACTGCCTAATCCGCTCAGGATTGGGACTAACCATGATGGAATTCCTTTATCCTGATCTCCCTCAAGAATGTTACTTGTTTTGTTTTTCCCTTCTTCTGCCATTGTTATCTGTTTTTATGTTTTGACGTTTTACTGGAGCAAATTAACGGTGGTGTTTTTGGCCACTTTGTCGGTTTGAAAAAACTCTTTCAATGTTTTTTGATCTTTTTCAATGTTTTTCTTTCTGATGATCCCGCTTGATTTTCCTATTGCTTCTGC
Protein-coding regions in this window:
- a CDS encoding recombinase family protein, translated to MIFSHYDNQLRRERCMAGTREALMRGIWCAHTPIGYDKIIVNGETRLVVNNEGKLLRKAFYWKVNDNLNSEQCVAKLANMGLKISHQRMSTIFRNPFYCGLISHNLLEGQLVEGKHEKLISKEIFLAVNEIQNKNSFGYKQTPEQINIPLKVFVKCDKCGVGLTGYVVKKKELWYYKCRTKGCCVNKASETLNRQFENVLTDFVLDPENLNLMQELLITEFNERTRDNEEAVRLLKEQYQDIKRKLERLEERFMDEEITKELYLKYVEKHKEEQVKIQRDLQDVELSASNPEDCAQLITSYAKDLRQMWLSADYMQRQKLQNYLFPQGLRYCKEKGLVRTEEYNSVFLWIAHKQRELGQKKCGIPSLNLDDAALVAGTGLEPMTFGL